One segment of Pan paniscus chromosome 20, NHGRI_mPanPan1-v2.0_pri, whole genome shotgun sequence DNA contains the following:
- the CD209 gene encoding CD209 antigen yields MSDSKEPRLQQLGLLEEEQLRGLGFRQTRGYKSLAGCLGHGPLVLQLLSFTLLAGLLVQVSKVPSSISQEESRQDVIYQNLTQLKAAVGELSEKSKLQEIYQELTQLKAAVGELPEKSKMQEIYQELTRLKAAVGELPEKSKMQEIYQELTRLKAAVGELPEKSKQQEIYQELTRLKAAVGELPEKSKMQEIYQELTRLKAAVGELPEKSKMQEIYQELTRLKAAVGELPEKSKQQEIYQELTQLKAAVGELPEKSKQQEIYQELTQLKAAVGELPEKSKQQEIYQELTRLKAAVGELPEKSKQQEIYQELTQLKAAVERLCRRCPWEWTFFQGNCYFMSNSQRNWHDSITACKEVGAQLVVIKSAEEQNFLQLQSSRSNRFTWMGLSDLNQEGTWQWVDGSPLLPSFNQYWNRGEPNNVGEEDCAEFSGNGWNDDKCNLAKFWICKKSAASCSRDEEQFLSPAPATPNPPPA; encoded by the exons ATGAGTGACTCCAAGGAACCAAGACTGCAGCAGCTGGGCCTCCTGG AGGAGGAACAGCTGAGAGGCCTTGGATTCCGACAGACTCGAGGCTACAAGAGCTTAGCAG GGTGTCTTGGCCATGGTCCCCTGGTGCTGCAACTCCTCTCCTTCACGCTCTTGGCTGGGCTCCTTGTCCAAG TGTCCAAGGTCCCCAGCTCCATAAGTCAGGAAGAATCCAGGCAAGACGTGATCTACCAGAACCTGACCCAGCTTAAAGCTGCAGTGGGTGAGCTCTCAGAGAAATCCAAGCTGCAGGAGATCTACCAGGAGCTGACCCAGCTGAAGGCTGCAGTGGGTGAGCTTCCAGAGAAATCTAAGATGCAGGAGATCTACCAGGAGCTGACTCGGCTGAAGGCTGCAGTGGGTGAGCTTCCAGAGAAATCTAAGATGCAGGAGATCTACCAGGAGCTGACTCGGCTGAAGGCTGCAGTGGGTGAGCTTCCAGAGAAATCTAAGCAGCAGGAGATCTACCAGGAGCTGACCCGGCTGAAGGCTGCAGTGGGTGAGCTTCCAGAGAAATCTAAGATGCAGGAGATCTACCAGGAGCTGACTCGGCTGAAGGCTGCAGTGGGTGAGCTTCCAGAGAAATCTAAGATGCAGGAGATCTACCAGGAGCTGACTCGGCTGAAGGCTGCAGTGGGTGAGCTTCCAGAGAAATCTAAGCAGCAGGAGATCTACCAGGAGCTGACCCAGCTGAAGGCTGCAGTGGGTGAGCTTCCAGAGAAATCTAAGCAGCAGGAGATCTACCAGGAGCTGACCCAGCTGAAGGCTGCAGTGGGTGAGCTTCCAGAGAAATCTAAGCAGCAGGAGATCTACCAGGAGCTGACCCGGCTGAAGGCTGCAGTGGGTGAGCTTCCAGAGAAATCTAAGCAGCAGGAGATCTACCAGGAGCTGACCCAGCTGAAGGCTGCAGTGG AACGCCTGTGCCGCCGCTGCCCCTGGGAATGGACGTTCTTCCAAGGAAACTGTTACTTCATGTCTAACTCCCAGCGGAACTGGCACGACTCCATCACTGCCTGCAAAGAAGTGGGGGCCCAGCTCGTCGTAATCAAAAGTGCTGAGGAGCAG AACTTCCTACAGCTGCAGTCTTCCAGAAGTAACCGCTTCACCTGGATGGGACTTTCAGATCTAAATCAGGAAGGCACGTGGCAATGGGTGGACGGCtcacctctgttgcccag CTTCAACCAGTATTGGAACAGAGGAGAGCCCAACAACGTTGGGGAGGAAGACTGCGCGGAATTTAGTGGCAATGGCTGGAACGACGACAAATGTAATCTTGCCAAATTCTGGATCTGCAAAAAGTCCGCAGCCTCCTGCTCCAGGGATGAAGAACAGTTTCTTTCTCCAGCCCCTGCCACCCCAAACCCCCCTCCTGCGTAG
- the LOC117976986 gene encoding CD209 antigen-like protein 2, translating into MNFFPRNFGFRQTRGYKSLAGRLSHAPLVLLLLFFTLFTGLLVAILVQGSKNPSSQRQEQSKQEEIFQDLSQLKAAVERLCRRCPWEWTFFQGNCYFMSNSQRNWHDSITACQEVGAQLVVIKSAEEQNFLQLQSSRSNRFTWMGLSDLNQEGTWQWVDGSPLSSR; encoded by the exons ATGAATTTTTTCCCGAGAAACTTTGGATTCCGACAGACTCGAGGCTACAAGAGCTTAGCAG GGCGTCTGAGCCACGCGCCCCTGGTGCTGCTGCTCCTCTTCTTCACACTCTTCACTGGGCTCCTGGTGGCCATCCTTGTCCAAG GTTCCAAGAACCCCAGCTCCCAGAGGCAGGAGCAGTCCAAGCAGGAGGAGATCTTCCAGGACCTGTCCCAGCTGAAGGCTGCAGTGG AACGCCTGTGCCGCCGCTGCCCCTGGGAATGGACATTCTTCCAAGGTAACTGTTACTTCATGTCTAACTCCCAGCGGAACTGGCACGACTCCATCACTGCCTGCCAAGAAGTGGGGGCCCAACTCGTCGTAATCAAAAGTGCTGAGGAGCAG AACTTCCTACAGCTGCAGTCTTCCAGAAGTAACCGCTTCACCTGGATGGGACTTTCAGATCTAAATCAGGAAGGCACGTGGCAATGGGTGGACGGCTCACCTCTGTCATCCAGGTAG